The region ATGATCTTTTTTTCATCTGATAAATGATAATCAAGCGTTTCTAAATGCTGAACGATTTCTATTTCAAGTTGCTTGTTAGATTTGATCTTCTCTAAGGCTAAGAACAGTGCATCAATGACCGTATTACCCGTTACGACAATACTTTGTGCATTAACATTTTCACGTAAAAGATTCTCTTTACTTGTTTGCGTTGGTGCAAAGTGATACGCTGTGATCTGCGAAGTAAGCTGACGATTTGCCTCTTCAGGCCAAGGAGAGTAGATGTCACCCGTTCTCAAACCTGCTTCGATGTGTGCCACAGAGATCTGTTGGTAAAATGCTGCCAAAGAAGCAGCAAATGTTGTAGATGTATCACCATGTACAAAAACCACATCAGGTTTGAACTCTGTAAGTACAGGCTTCATGCCAAGAAGAACATTTGAAGTCACATCATAAAGATCTTGTCCAGGCTTCATAATGTCAAGATCATACTCAGGGATGATATCAAACAACTCCAAAACCTGATCAAGCATTTCTCTATGTTGTGCCGTCACACATACTTTTGTATCAAAAGTATGTGGAAACTTTTGAAACTCTTTTACCAGTGGTGCCATTTTAATGGCTTCAGGACGGGTACCAAAAACGATGAGTATTTTTTGCATTATGCCTCGACTCTATCATAAAAATAATTCGTAGCTTCAACAAACCCATCTATAGAACCACAGTCAAAACGTTGACCATCAAATTTATAAGCGATCACTTTACCATTCTTCGCCTGCTCAAGAAGGGCATCAGTGATCTGGATCTCTCCATTTTTGCCTGGCTTTGTTTCTCTGAGTATATCAAAGATATCTGGTGTAAGAATGTAACGTCCGATAATAGCCATATTGGTTGGTGCATCTTTCGGGTCTGGTTTTTCTACCATATCTGTCACTCTATAGGTATTCTCTGTATTATCGACCAGGTTTCCGGCTATCACACCATACTTATGCGTCTGATCCATAGGTACTCCTTCTATGGCAATGATAGAGCATTGGTATTTTTCGTAGACTTCAATCATCTGCTTGAGTACACCCTCATTCCCATTGGTACAGAGATCATCTGCCAGGATCACAGCAAATGGTTCATTTCCTATAAGTGTTTCTCCTGTGAGGATAGCATGTCCAAGACCTTTCATCTCTACTTGTCTTGTGTATGAGAAAGTACATTGATCTATCAGAGAACGGATCTCATCAAGAAGATGCTCTTTGCTCGTACCCTTGATCTGCTGTTCCAGTTCATAAGAGATATCAAAATGGTCTTCTATGGCACGTTTACCACGACCTGTAATGATAGCCATTGTATTAAGACCCGCTTCCAGTGCTTCTTCCACACCATACTGGATGAGTGGTTTAGTGAGGACTGGTAGCATCTCTTTTGGTGTGGCTTTGGTCGCGGGAAGGAAACGGGTACCGTATCCTGCAGCAGGGAATAGACATTTTCTGATTCTCAAATTTTTTTCTCCCAGTCTAACGTTGTTTGACAGATGACTTCTAGATCATCATATTTTGGTTGCCAATGCATGGCATTTTTGATCTTTGTATTGTCAGAGATGAGGATGGCAGGATCTCCTGCACGTCTTTCTTTAATCTCCACAGTAAAATCAACGCCGGAGACTTTTTTCATGGTATCAATAACTTCTTTGACTGAGAAGCCTCGACTATACCCTACATTGAACACATCGCTATCATGATCTTCAAGATACTCCAAAGCTTCTATGTGTGCCTGAGCCAGATCTACAACATGGATGTAGTCACGTATACCTGTACCATCATGGGTAGGATAATCTTCTCCAAAAATATACATCTTTTCACGCTTGCCTGTGGCAGCTTCTGCAGCTACCTTAATGAGCAGTGTGGCATTTTCAGTGGACTGACCGATATGACCATCAGGGTCAGAACCGGCAACATTAAAATAACGTAGTGCTGCATACTTGAAATCATCATAAGCCAAGGCTGTGTCTTTGAGCACTCTTTCACTCATAAGTTTACTCATCCCATAAGGGTTGATAGGATCTGTTGGATCACTCTCTTTAAGCCCTGTCTCCAAATTTACAACAGTAGCATCAGGCTCTCCATACGTGGCTGCTGTTGAAGAAAAGATAAATTTCTTTACTCCATTCTCTGTAGCACACTTTATGAGATTCGCAGTATTGGCAGTGTTATTAAGGTAATACTTTAAAGGGTTTTCAACACTTTCTGGTACCACAAGCGAAGCGGCAAAGTGGATAATGGCATCAAAACTATTTTCTCTCATGATACTTTCGATCTTATTGAAGTTAGAAAGGTCTTCTTTAATGAAATTCAAGTTTACACTGTTTTCTTTTGCGATAACCATTAATGTATCAATAGTCACTTGAAATCCTGTAACAAGATTATCAAGAATTGTAATTTGATGATCACCGTTTTCAAGTAACAACTTTACCACATGAGAACCTATGTAGCCCGCACCACCTGTAACAAGAATATGCACTACTTATCTTCCTTCTTACCAATATTCTCAATATACCACTCAATAGCTTCTTCCATACCCTGGTAAATGTCATGTGTTGGAGAATAACCCACAAAGTTCTGTGCTTTTGAAATGTTTGCATTGGAATGACGAATGTCCCCTGCTCGAAAATCTCTATAGATAGCCTCTTTTTCCGAGAAAGAACTTATATGGGTACTTAACTCTTTATTGATCAGTGCATAGAGTTCATTCAGTGTGTTTCTCCCACCTACTGCTACGTTGAATGCTTCACCAAATGCTTCTACATTATTTGTAGTTCCAGCTAGAAGGTTCATCTGGATAACATTGTCTATGTAAGTAAAGTCACGGCTCGTTTCACCATCACCGTTGATGTAGACTTCTTCACCTTCAAGA is a window of Sulfurovum sp. TSL6 DNA encoding:
- the wecB gene encoding non-hydrolyzing UDP-N-acetylglucosamine 2-epimerase, whose translation is MQKILIVFGTRPEAIKMAPLVKEFQKFPHTFDTKVCVTAQHREMLDQVLELFDIIPEYDLDIMKPGQDLYDVTSNVLLGMKPVLTEFKPDVVFVHGDTSTTFAASLAAFYQQISVAHIEAGLRTGDIYSPWPEEANRQLTSQITAYHFAPTQTSKENLLRENVNAQSIVVTGNTVIDALFLALEKIKSNKQLEIEIVQHLETLDYHLSDEKKIILVTGHRRENHGQGFINICTALKEIAVSNPDIDIVYPVHLNPNVQQPVKELLSDVANIYLIKPLQYEQFIYMMDKSYFIITDSGGVQEEAPSLGKPVLVMRETTERPEALAAGTVMLVGTDIELIRNEAQKLIDDQDAYSHMSQASNPYGDGTACTQVVEFMKER
- the galU gene encoding UTP--glucose-1-phosphate uridylyltransferase GalU; the protein is MRIRKCLFPAAGYGTRFLPATKATPKEMLPVLTKPLIQYGVEEALEAGLNTMAIITGRGKRAIEDHFDISYELEQQIKGTSKEHLLDEIRSLIDQCTFSYTRQVEMKGLGHAILTGETLIGNEPFAVILADDLCTNGNEGVLKQMIEVYEKYQCSIIAIEGVPMDQTHKYGVIAGNLVDNTENTYRVTDMVEKPDPKDAPTNMAIIGRYILTPDIFDILRETKPGKNGEIQITDALLEQAKNGKVIAYKFDGQRFDCGSIDGFVEATNYFYDRVEA
- the galE gene encoding UDP-glucose 4-epimerase GalE — encoded protein: MHILVTGGAGYIGSHVVKLLLENGDHQITILDNLVTGFQVTIDTLMVIAKENSVNLNFIKEDLSNFNKIESIMRENSFDAIIHFAASLVVPESVENPLKYYLNNTANTANLIKCATENGVKKFIFSSTAATYGEPDATVVNLETGLKESDPTDPINPYGMSKLMSERVLKDTALAYDDFKYAALRYFNVAGSDPDGHIGQSTENATLLIKVAAEAATGKREKMYIFGEDYPTHDGTGIRDYIHVVDLAQAHIEALEYLEDHDSDVFNVGYSRGFSVKEVIDTMKKVSGVDFTVEIKERRAGDPAILISDNTKIKNAMHWQPKYDDLEVICQTTLDWEKKI